The DNA sequence ACACGCGCCGCGACGGAAAAAACGTGAAAGGGGACTACGACCGGGTCTACGGATACTTTCCCCAGCTCACGGAGCGGCGAAAGCAGCTGGCGGGATACCTCTCGGGGGGGGAGCAGCAGATGCTCGCGATCGGACGGGCGCTGATGGCCCGTCCGAAGCTGATGCTGCTCGACGAGCCGTCGCTCGGGCTCTCCCCGCTGCTGGTCAAGGAGATCTTCGGGATCATCAAGGAGATCAACGAGAAGGAGAAAACGACGATCCTCCTCGTCGAGCAGAATACCCGCGTGGCCCTGTCCATTTCGAGCTACGGCTACATCATGGAGAACGGGAAGGTGGTCCTGGACGGCGAGACGGACAAGCTCGCCAACAACGAGGACGTCAAGGAGTTCTACCTCGGGATGACCGCGGGGGGTACGCGCAAATCCTACAAGGACACGAAGCATTACAGGCGCCGCAAGCGCTGGCTCTCCTAAAGCTTAGGGACGTTCTTAAACTTTTTAATAACGTTTTTGAACTGTTTGGAGCGTAATGGATCTTCCCGCAGGCGACGTGGGGACATTTTTTGTTTTGGCGGGACGGAAAGGGAGGCGTCGGCCGCCGGTTGTGATCGATCGACCGGTCGGATGAAAAGTTTTAAGAACGTCCCTGTTCTAAGGAGTGGAGGATGATCGACCGGAAGCGCGGATTCTACGACGAGGCGCAGGAGACGATGCCGCA is a window from the Candidatus Deferrimicrobiaceae bacterium genome containing:
- a CDS encoding ABC transporter ATP-binding protein; the encoded protein is MLQVNNIEVIYSDVILVLKGLSLVVPQGQIVALLGSNGAGKSTTLKAISGLLKSEEGEVTDGEVLFEGEKINGRDPEEIVRRGIFQVMEGRRVFEDLTVEENLRCGAHTRRDGKNVKGDYDRVYGYFPQLTERRKQLAGYLSGGEQQMLAIGRALMARPKLMLLDEPSLGLSPLLVKEIFGIIKEINEKEKTTILLVEQNTRVALSISSYGYIMENGKVVLDGETDKLANNEDVKEFYLGMTAGGTRKSYKDTKHYRRRKRWLS